A window of Blastocatellia bacterium genomic DNA:
GTTATTCACTTTGACAGGTGGTGGAACCCTGCGGTAGAAGCACAAGCGACCGACCGAGCTTTTCGTATTGGGCAAACTAAAAATGTTCAAGTAAGAAAATTTGTTTGCATTGGCACAATAGAAGAAAAAATAGACCTCCTTATTGAACAAAAGAAAGAATTAGCCGACAACATTGTTGGAACTGGTGAAGGTTGGTTAACTGAACTGTCAAATAAGGAATTACGCCAACTTGTTGCATTATCAAAAGATGCAGTCTCAGAATCTGCATCTAAAGCTTTTACAAAAACCAAAACGGCAAGCTCAAAAAAAGCCCTAAGCCAAAATTCTAAATAGGAGGAAACTTATGTGGGGTTGGTATAGAAGAAACTCCTCTGGGCCGCGTCCAGCTAAAGATGGAATTAAAACCAAAAAGCAAAGAGGGACAATAGGAGAAACCTGGTGGTCAAAAAGATTTTTAGACGTTTTGCATTCATTTAACATAGGAGCAAGACTAGATAGAGGTCGTAACTATGCTCATAGAGGACAAGTTCTAAACATCAGTATAGAAGCAGGCTTAGTAAGTGCTAAAGTGCAAGGCTCACGCGCAACTCCTTATAAAATCACAATAAAACTAAAAGTCTTATCTAAAAAAGAATGGGAACAAGTAGAAAAAGCTTTGGTGGAAAGAGCAATATTTCTAGCAAGCTTACTAGCAGGAGATATGCCTAAAGATATTGAAGAGGCATTTACAGAAGTAAAACTATCATTATTTCCAAGCAGAGTATCGGATCTTAAGACAGCCTGTAGTTGTCCAGATTCGTCAAACCCTTGTAAGCACATAGCAGCAGTCTACTATATTTTGGCAGAACAGTTTGATGAAGACCCGTTTTTACTTTTTACATGGAGAGGTCGCACTAAAGAAGAGTTAATTGAAAGACTAAGATTGCTTAGAGGAGTTAATGTTGGTAGTATTTCTAGTGCTGATAAAGCTGAAGAACAAGCTATTTCAACTACAAATATGCCCGAAGTGCCTATACTAAGCCTAAATGATAGTTTGAGCAATTTTTGGCAAGCCAGAGCAAGCTTTTCAGAGCTTTCTTTTCAACCAGAAAAACCTTCTATACCAGATGCAATAATACGACAACTAGAGCCATTAAACTTAGCTATTGCAGAACAAAGTCTAGAAAAAATATTCTCAGAAATCTATAGAAATTTATCAGAAAAAGCTTTTGAAAAAGCTTTCGATAAATAATATTTTAATAAAATGAAAACTTTTGAACAGTTACATCTGTAAAAGGGAGTTTCTTGGTATAAAATGCTATGGCCTCATCATAATAGCAAGAGTTCCTAATAATTTTGCTAAAAATCTAGTTAGGTTTTACTGCTTCAAATTATTTTATTTAATTTTGTAATACAGTGGTTAATACCTAGTTCACAATTAGGATATTTGGGCTGCCATCCTAATTGTTGTTTTAGCTTTTTATTACTAGACTTAGCTGAGCGAACAGCAGCAGCAATAGGCTCACTACCTTTTACTAATGAAGCAATAAATGTTGGTATATGCCAAGGTTTTTTAAGTTAAGAGATTTAGCTGTGATAGCAAAAAAATCTTTCATTAAAACAGGTTGGTCATCAACAATATGAAAGATTTCACCTTTTACAACTCTTTCAGCCGCTAAAGCAAAAGCATTTGCTACATCATCAACATGTACAACATCCCACCAGTTATTACCATTTCCTGGAATCATAAATCTAGCTTTTAACATTTCCCCAACTAATTCTTTATACCATCCACCATAGCCATAAACATGAGATGGTCTTAAAATAACTATTGGTAAATTATGTTGTTTCATTTCATTTAATAGTAGCTTTTCTGCTTCTTGTTTTGATTTACCGTAAGTAGTAGTAGCAGTTAACTGACTGTTTTCATCAATAAGTTCCCCTTTAGGATTGCCTATAACTACGGAACTAGCATAAATAAATGAACTTATATTTATCCCTCTACAAGCTTGTGCCAATAATTTAGTTCCTTCAACGTTAACCCGATAAATTAAATCTTTGTTTCTTTGTGTAGCAATTTCAGCCGCAAGATGAAATATTGTGTCCGGTTTATAGTTTTTTAGTATTTCGCTAAGTTTTTCTTTATCAAACAAATCTGCTTGTTCAACTTCTGCACCAAGTTCAGTAATTGTCTTTTTTGCTTCTTCTCTACGAACTAAACCTAAAACCCTATGTCCTTTTTCTAGCATATTTGTAGTTAATACTTGTCCTAGAAAACCATTTGCTCCTGTAATTACACATTTCATACCTTTACCCACTTATTTTTATTTTTTCTGTGATTTTAGTTATTTCCAATTAAATTAGCTATAGCTAACTTAATACAGCGTAAACTAAGTAATCTGAAATTTTTATTTCTTAAAGCCCCAACGGGGCGATAGATATGTAGCGTAGGGCGCAAGCCCTACGTATGATAATGAGCAATTCCCAAAAGCCCCAACGGGGCGACAGAGTATTTTCTTAGCATTAAAAGACTATGTCGCCCTTACAGGGCTTAAAGAGACTTAACTATTATTTCCTAGGGCTTGCGCCCTAGGCTACAGTTATGTCGCCCCTCTGGGGCTTAAGAGTTAAGAATACAAAATTGCTATATTACTTAGTTTACAGCGTACTTTAATGAGAATTTTTTAAGTTATTAGTTAATTAAATAATTTAATTATACTTAGTAAAATTTATCAAATTGGTGCTTTTTCCTAATTTTGCTAGAGATGAATGGTTGTTTTATAACATCAAAATATAGTATAAATAGACAACTTTTTTGCTATTTTCCTCCACCCCGCATTTGTCCTATTATGCGGAAGAGCTAAAAAATCTACTATGAGCTAATTGATAAATGTTCCTAACTAGTGAACTTAGGGGGGGCTTTCTGTGAGATTCTTAAAACAAATTGTAGTGTTAGCTTTTATTGTTTGTATTGCAACAATATTTGCTGCCAGTTATGGTTGGGCTGCGTTCCAAAAAAACAAAGCCACAGCAGCAGCCAAACCAACTGCAACAAAACCTGCTGCAACTACTGCACCAACAGCAGATCCATTTGCTAAAAAACCTTTTAGTGGAAAATATGATACTAAGTATGATCACTTGACAATTGCTTCACCTGATAAGCCTAGAAAAGCGCATGATGTGCTTTTAGAAGCGGCTAATTGTGAAAAGTGTCATGTTAGAGTTGATAATAGACCTACTATGTTAACTCCCTATCATGATTCCTGTATTCAGTGCCACACCAATCAATTTACTGATCCTAAACTAGAAATCTGTGTTGGATGTCATACTCGCCCTTACACAGAAACACCAGAAAAAAGAATAGGAGTAGAGCCTTTTACACCTGTTTTAAAGCAATTTGGTATGGAATTTTCTCACACCTCTCATAGCACTAGGCCTGGTTACAAATGTGAAGATTGCCACGCTACACCAGCAGATGGAAAAACTGCCCGTTCTACTATGCCAAGACATGCTGAATGTTACACTTGCCATACTTTTGATAATAAAACTGCTAAAGGTGGTTGTTATGAATGTCATACCTTAGGCCCAGGTGCAGAAAAATTCCGTACACGTGGACAAATAGATTTTGCTTACAAATACTTTAAGTTTAATCATGGTAAGCATTTAATTGATCCTAGAGCTAATGATTGTGCTAAGTGTCATGATGTTAATAAAACTGATCCAGATCCAAATAAAACCGACATTTCACGTATTACTTTGATTTTATCTAAGGATATAAACAAAGTTCATAAATCGACTTGTTTTAGTTGTCATGATAAATCAGGAAATGAAGGAACAGGTGTAGCACAATGTCAAAAATGCCACGCCCGTAATCCAGGTGATTTAGTTAATAGCCCACCACCTGAAGCACGTATTCGTAAAGGTGAGTAAAGCTTAAACAAATATAAATAAAGTAAAAAAGGAGGTCAAAAACCTCCTTTTTTTATTACCTGGTTGACCGGCTTTTTTCTGTAGAAATTAAACTTACTGCTAAATTAGTTTCATCAACAGTAAACTTTTGTATTTGAGAAGATATAAAAGCAGAACCCATAGCAAAGTTATAATTTTTCTTATCATCACTTGTCTTAACTTTTACATGAAAAGTATTTTTATCTTTGCCATAAGTTTTATTTGTATCTGCTTCCAAAATTAATGTTGCTGGAACGTCAAAAGAGTTTTTGTTATCGTCAGCTTGGAACTTAATGCGGTTTTTGGAGATAAAAAGAGAACCTTTGCAAGAATCTGTAAAAGCCGCACTAGTAGTAGGTGGAGTAGGTGCGCTACCCCTAGACATACCAGGAATTTTTATGCGATTAAGTACCCCTGAACTACCTTCTAAAGCCATAAAAGCTTTATCTGATACATCTTTTCGGTCATTGATTACTACAAAAGAAACTTCTCCACCTCTATCAATTGTGTTAAGAAAATGTTTTCTTGCCTCAATTACATTGCCTACTAAATATAAGTTAGCGAAACCAAGTAAGTAATGTGCTTGAGGTAGTTTATCATTTACTGCAATAGCTTTTTGAGCTTCGCTAACAACAAGAGGGAAATTTTTCATTCTTAATGCGGTGACAGCAGCATCCAAAAAATTATTATAAGCTGTAGTGCTTTGCGCTATAGGATCGACTTTAGTCGCGCTGTCGCTAGGTGGGGTAGGATTTGATGAAGCTATATAACGAGAAGCAATAGCACCAATTAGCGAATTAGAACCACCTGCTTGTTTAATTTGGTTGGTAGCATTTGGATCTAAATTAAAACTTACCCCTTGTTTTTCTACTAAACCTTCAATTTTAGTTAAAGCTACTTTCTTACGTAGCATCTCTAGAATTTCATCTTTGGAGAGAGGGTTGTTATTAACTACTTCATAATGAGAAGCAATAGCACCAATTAAAGCATTAGTCCCACCTAGGCGTTTAAGTTCTGCCGTAGAACTAGCATCTAAAGTAAAACTTGCTCCACGTTCTTCTACGGCTTTTTCAATTTTAGTTGAAGGGACTTTTTTATTTAATAGTTCTATAATTTCGCTTTTAGAAAGTGGCTCATCTCCTGCTATGGTTGTTGTTGGAGTAGGAGTAGGGGTAGGAGTAGGAGTATTTTTCTTTGGTATATAATTTGTTCGACAAGCAGAAACAACTTGAGCAGATGCACCGGCTGTTATTAACTCATTTTCTATTGCAGGAGTTACTTCAAAATCTATTTTTCGCTCTTTAATTCGCTCCACTAGTGTTTCATCGGAAAAAATAGGAGGTTTTTCTACTAAATTTAGTATACCTTTTTTATCAAAAGGTTTTTCTCCATCCATAAACGCATTCAATGTCATTATTGAAATTATTATGGTTACAGTAAGCATAAATCTAAATATTTTAGTTTTATTTAGTTTATTTGATTTATAGTTAAACATTTAACTACCTCCATTCTATTATTTTAATTTGTTTAGCTCACTATTAGTTGTTTGGACTTCTTTTCTTATTTGCTCTCTTTTAACTGGGTCTGAAGTTTCGCTTAGTTCATCAACAAGACGTTTTAGGCGATTTTCTAAAGCTTTTTTTCTTTGTAGCTTTTCAGCCATATCTATAGGCTTTGGTATAGGTCTTATATCCAGAGGTTTTGGAGATGGTTTAGGTTTAGGGGTTGTTTCCATGGAGTTATTATTAGTTAGGTTATCGGGTGGATTAGGAGTTATTACCTTAGGATTAGGATCATTTCCACCTCCAGGAAAATTATTTGTTGGGACTTTTTTTGTTTGCACCTGCTACTAGAAATTCTTGTTCAACTTCTGAAGTCATTTCAAAATTAAGTTGTAATTCAGCAATTTCTTCTACGATTTGCTCTTGTAGTGTAGGGTTTGACTTAATAACTCTTAA
This region includes:
- a CDS encoding SWIM zinc finger family protein, with protein sequence MWGWYRRNSSGPRPAKDGIKTKKQRGTIGETWWSKRFLDVLHSFNIGARLDRGRNYAHRGQVLNISIEAGLVSAKVQGSRATPYKITIKLKVLSKKEWEQVEKALVERAIFLASLLAGDMPKDIEEAFTEVKLSLFPSRVSDLKTACSCPDSSNPCKHIAAVYYILAEQFDEDPFLLFTWRGRTKEELIERLRLLRGVNVGSISSADKAEEQAISTTNMPEVPILSLNDSLSNFWQARASFSELSFQPEKPSIPDAIIRQLEPLNLAIAEQSLEKIFSEIYRNLSEKAFEKAFDK
- a CDS encoding NAD(P)-dependent oxidoreductase; amino-acid sequence: MKCVITGANGFLGQVLTTNMLEKGHRVLGLVRREEAKKTITELGAEVEQADLFDKEKLSEILKNYKPDTIFHLAAEIATQRNKDLIYRVNVEGTKLLAQACRGINISSFIYASSVVIGNPKGELIDENSQLTATTTYGKSKQEAEKLLLNEMKQHNLPIVILRPSHVYGYGGWYKELVGEMLKARFMIPGNGNNWWDVVHVDDVANAFALAAERVVKGEIFHIVDDQPVLMKDFFAITAKSLNLKNLGIYQHLLLH